One window of Equus quagga isolate Etosha38 chromosome 4, UCLA_HA_Equagga_1.0, whole genome shotgun sequence genomic DNA carries:
- the LOC124238641 gene encoding LOW QUALITY PROTEIN: palmitoyltransferase ZDHHC19-like (The sequence of the model RefSeq protein was modified relative to this genomic sequence to represent the inferred CDS: substituted 1 base at 1 genomic stop codon): protein MGKSAPRIQTGEHWAAKSDCELKHLATGPAPSVSTQIYVLRMFQVDNSHLIAAQVFKAKGRTSQSPASGGGGRCRWKCWSQAAEPLAHILLSLGDVTLGLLPSTLGCGLGAQYVFNSRCRHRAPGASIGEGACGHWRCRHAALLRGGRPQDPLPWMLLSLFAAFSVELLLVLSGLFFAFPCRWLVQNREWVDPVVTGPLFILTFFSLVSLNVSDPGILHQGSNELGPMMVPVVWVNHRAFRLQWCPRCCFHHPPRTHHCPWCNICVEDFDYHCKWVNNCVCHCNFRVFMLLVLSLCLYSGAMLVTVLMFPVYRTQLPFSMDEIVANVVALPAAGFLESLFVPLLIKARSVSAAERCHEGKYRYLHVNNPFDLGCARNXYFTLFLPQGPRYMAEAVGLQRVVGPDWVPMQTLHCSMGPSTPSPLAVPGPGSGPQVQPLGLYTLGQGPPGSGDPALLQKPPQGPSPTDKRKGVIRAQREGLLSTPRKPCHPAFPWPTTKESLPTLQGCLVATSGAPLRGPQPVPGEGLDL from the exons atGGGTAAGTCtgcgccaaggatccaaaccggtgaacacTGGGCAGCCAAATCGGACTGTGAACTTAAGCACCTGGcgacggggccagccccctctgttTCTACTCAGATTTATGTCCTCAGAATGTTCCAAGTCGATAACTCCCATTTGATAGCAGCCCAAGTTTTTAAAGCAAA GGGCAGGACCTCTCAGTCCCCAGCCAGTGGGGGTGGCGGGCGTTGCCGTTGGAAGTGCTGGTCACAGGCTGCAGAGCCCCTAGCCCACATTCTCCTCAGCCTCGGTGATGTCACACTGGGACTTCTGCCTTCCACCCTGGGCTGTGGCTTGGGCGCTCAATATGTCTTCAACAGTCGCTGTCGACATAGGGCTCCTGGAGCCAGTATCGGCGAGGGCGCCTGTGGGCACTGGAGGTGCCGCCATGCCGCTCTCTTGCGGGGTGGCAGACCTCAGGACCCACTTCCCTGGATGCTCCTGAGCCTGTTCGCTGCCTTCAGTGTCGAGCTGCTGCTCGTCCTTAGTGGCCTCTTCTTTGCATTCCC TTGCAGATGGCTGGTCCAGAACAGGGAGTGGGTCGATCCCGTTGTCACAGGCCCCCTCTTCATCCTGACCTTCTTCAGTCTCGTTTCCCTCAATGTGTCAGACCCTGGCATCTTGCATCAAG GCTCCAATGAACTGGGCCCCATGATGGTGCCTGTGGTGTGGGTGAACCACAGGGCCTTCCGCCTGCAGTGGTGCCCAAGGTGCTGCTTCCACCACCCGCCCCGGACCCACCACTGCCCATGGTGCAACATTTGTGTGGAG GACTTTGACTACCACTGCAAGTGGGTGAACAACTGCGTCTGTCACTGCAATTTCCGTGTCTTCATGCTGTTGGTCCTGTCGCTATGCCTATACTCGGGCGCCATGCTGGTCACCGTCCTGATGTTCCCAGTGTACAGGACTCAGCTTCCCTTCTCTATGGACGAGATCGTCGC CAACGTCGTGGCCTTACCCGCCGCCGGCTTCCTGGAGTCTCTCTTCGTGCCGCTGCTCATCAAGGCCAGGTCGGTGAGCGCGGCCGAGCGCTGCCACGAGGGCAAG TACCGGTACCTGCATGTAAACAACCCTTTCGACCTTGGCTGTGCCAGAAACTAGTATTTCACACTTTTTCTGCCGCAAGGACCCAG GTACATGGCCGAAGCTGTCGGGCTGCAGAGAGTGGTGGGGCCAGACTGGGTGCCCATGCAGACCCTGCACTGCTCGATGGGCCCCTCCACACCCAGTCCCCTAGCCGTTCCTGGGCCAGGATCTGGACCCCAGGTACAACCTCTGGGTCTCTACACACTGGGACAGGGTCCCCCAGGCAGCGGCGATCCTGCACTCCTCCAGAAG CCCCCTCAAGGTCCTTCACCCACTGATAAGAGGAAGGGTGTTATCAGGGCCCAGCGAGAGGGCCTGCTCTCCACACCCAGGAAGCCCTGCCACCCTGCCTTCCCTTGGCCCACTACCAAGGAGTCACTCCCAACCCTGCAGGGCTGCCTGGTGGCCACGTCTGGAGCCCCTTTAAGAGGTCCCCAGCCTGTGCCTGGGGAGGGCTTGGACCTCTGA